One window of the Flavobacteriales bacterium genome contains the following:
- a CDS encoding translation initiation factor: MSKKKTRRGFDGMVYSTHSNYGTDDSYEEEETLPPNEQLLYVSIDRKQRKGKEVTLIEGFVGSDDDLNYLAKMLKTKCGVGGNAKEGDILIQGNKRDKVIEILEKEGYRTKRKGG, translated from the coding sequence ATGAGTAAGAAGAAGACAAGACGGGGCTTCGATGGCATGGTCTACAGCACCCATAGCAACTACGGTACAGACGATTCTTATGAGGAAGAAGAGACTCTCCCTCCCAACGAGCAATTGCTTTATGTCAGCATCGACCGGAAACAGCGCAAGGGAAAGGAAGTCACCTTGATCGAAGGCTTTGTAGGGAGCGATGATGACCTGAACTATCTGGCCAAGATGCTCAAGACCAAATGTGGAGTGGGTGGAAATGCCAAGGAAGGAGATATCCTCATCCAAGGAAACAAACGCGATAAGGTCATTGAGATCCTCGAGAAAGAAGGCTATCGCACCAAGCGCAAGGGAGGCTG